A DNA window from Bos indicus isolate NIAB-ARS_2022 breed Sahiwal x Tharparkar chromosome 9, NIAB-ARS_B.indTharparkar_mat_pri_1.0, whole genome shotgun sequence contains the following coding sequences:
- the LOC139184962 gene encoding UL16-binding protein 2-like, whose product MGGFKTSLGFLVLLPIVLFSGTSSDAHSLSYNVTIDPRPRDGQPWCEVQGEVDQKVFLSYDCGTAKIKYMSPLGEEVKSMNAWETQINTLKDIGDLLKEQMPDVIPEKHIDKGPLTLQARMTCWREDNGHTSASWEFGFNGQLCLLFDSENGYWTMVHSKGRRMKEKWENDRAVMDSFKKVSMGDCQRWYHTSLVRWEKMLKTVASPTEAPLRVNSTATATKHVTCILPVLLSSFIITVFLG is encoded by the exons ATGGGTGGCTTCAAGACCAGTCTTGGTTTCCTCGTTTTGCTTCCAATTGTTTTGTTCAGCGGAACGTCCAGCG ATGCTCATTCTCTTTCCTATAATGTCACCATTGATCCTCGGCCCAGAGATGGTCAGCCATGGTGTGAGGTTCAAGGAGAAGTTGATCAAAAGGTCTTTCTCTCCTATGACTGTGGTACAGCTAAGATCAAGTACATGAGTCCATTGGGAGAGGAAGTGAAAAGTATGAATGCGTGGGAAACACAGATTAACACACTCAAAGACATTGGAGACTTGCTCAAGGAGCAGATGCCTGACGTTATACCGGAGAAACACATAGACAAGG GCCCTCTCACCCTGCAGGCCAGGATGACATGCTGGCGTGAAGACAATGGACACACCAGTGCATCCTGGGAGTTTGGCTTCAATGGACAACTGTGCCTCCTCTTTGATTCGGAGAATGGATACTGGACAATGGTTCACTCTAAAGGGAGACGGATgaaagagaaatgggaaaatgACAGAGCTGTGATGGACTCCTTCAAGAAGGTCTCCATGGGAGACTGTCAGCGCTGGTATCACACTTCCTTGGTGCGCTGGGAGAAAATGTTGAAGACCGTGG catcaccaactgaagCTCCCCTCAGAGTCAACTCCACAGCCACAGCCACCAAGCACGTCACCTGTATCCTCCCCGTGCTTCTCAGCAGTTTCATCATAACTGTCTTCCTGGGCTGA